The genomic stretch AATATCTGGTTTCGCTTTTATTGCATCTCGATAGTATATTTCTGTAGGCTGTGGAGCTACAAAAGCTTATTCTGGCTCATAATAACATTGAAATTCTGAAAGAAGATTTGAGAAACCTATCCCTGCTGACTGTGCTGAATGTGAGCCATAATAAACTCACCCAGCTTCCAGCTGCTATAGGAGAGTAAGTTTTCCAATTCTCTTCGGAtctcaattgattttcctattTTAAGTGCTCATTTTATTGTTGTGAGCGTCATCTTTTTCAGGCTTCCGATGCTTAAGTCATTAGATGTCTCCTACAACTCTCTTACTGGTTTACCCGATGAGATTGGATCCGCAACTTCTCTTGTCAAGTAGGTTGCCACatcttctttatcttttgaCGATCTTGCTACTCCTCCTCAGATCACATGTACTTTCATTGTGGAAGAGCTACTCATCCTGGATAGTATTCCAATTTCGAATTGCTCATGGAAGAATTGCCTGCTTGGATCAATAacttgttttttcctctttctgttTCACTTATAGCTTTCAAAGGAAAATTCCTCTGAGACCATTATTTAGAACCAGTAGCTTAATTCTGCACTTTAGAGAGATATGACTTGTAGTGGATCCTGTTAATTCTGTTTAATGGTAATACACAACAAGACACTTCTGCTGTATATTGGTGCGGTCATGCTATTTAAATTTGACCGTAATCTTTCACCTCTCCTCTACATGGAAAGTGATTACTGAATATTACCATCCAACAAAACGTAAGACTAGCATATGTGATATCAACGATTATGGGGCTAGGGTATACACAGAGTGACAGAACATTAGCATTCAACACTAATTTCATGTGCTAGCAATGATGGTTCTTCGTCTTGTTTATCAGAAGGTGTCTGCACATGTTTTGTTTGGCCACAAGCAGGTAATATTgaagttttttgttttcctgttAACCTTTTACAGGTTTGATTGCTCATACAATCAATTGAAGGATATACCTATCTCTCTCGGTAGATGTTTGGCCCTTTCAGAATTTAAGGTAACTTTTGACCATCTTGATTGATTTATGACGACTCGCCACTGAGTTATGTAATTTTCAAGTTAAATGATGGCAGCTCACCCTTTAAGGTCAACTGAACAGTACATAGtaaattttactaatttatGACCTTTGCATCATTTGTCAGTAGATCAGCAAGAGAACTGCCACTTGTCTTTTTAAGTCTGAATAAAGAATAGTCCTTGATATGCTTAACAATAGGAAATTCTCACCGTGCAAACTTTGCCTGTACCAATGTTTATGCAGCTAATCATTAGAACAAATGTCCTGACTTATCTCTGCCTAAGAGCTGATAATATTCATTCCGATTTTTTATGTGATTATGATTTCACAGCTGAAAATTGAAATGAGTTTATGCCTTCTATATATAAACAGTCTCCTTTCCCTATAATGTAACTTTTGGACTTGTATTCTGTACCTTCTCCAGGCATCAAATAATACCATCATCAGCTTACCCGAAGATCTTGCAAACTGTTCCAAACTAACCAAGGTAGAAGTGGAGGTACGTTACTAGTTCCTTTAGTTACTCGACTGGTTTACCTTTTAGCTTTATGTTAGTGCTCAAATCTCTCATGCTAATTTTGCCAGGGAAACAAGTTGACAGTTCTCTCCGGCCATATGTTTGCATCGTGGACCATGCTCACAGAGCTCAACGTAGGCAAGTATATTCTCTTCTAGTCTTCTTTTGCACTTGATAATTGACTTCTCTCTTGTTTGTTGTAGCGAGAAATTTGCTCAATGCTATACCAGAGAACCTGGGAAGCCTTTCCCATCTCATTCGCCTGGACCTTCATCAAAACCGTGAGTAAATCAAGCCCCAGATTCCTTTCTGAATCTTAACTTTCCAGCATCATACTTCATTCCGGTCGTTGATACATCATGATGTGTTTCTGCAGGAATTTCTTCAATACCACAGTCAATCAGGGGCTGCTCTTCCCTGGCAGAGTTATATATGGGGTGATGTCTTTTTCCTGTGCTAAGATAGTTCTGATTTTAGATTTGTGAGTTTTAATGTTGAACTTCAACGCTTGACTTCTTCTTACAGGAATAACTCTCTGCATTCATTGCCATCAGAAATGGGGGAACTTTCTAAATTAGGCACCTTAGATCTGCGTGGAAATCAGGTATGTGAAGttcattttgttttccctttttacctACTTATTTGGAAAGGTTTTGTTGACCCTAGCATCTGGCCACATATGCATTTTCTTTCaggcttttctttcttttttcctggcttttgatttccttttgagATTAATAGATGTTGGATGGGTTGATAATTTGTCCCTATTTATTCAGTTGAAAGATTTTCCTGTGGAGGCATGCAAGCTGCACCTTTCAGTCCTGGATCTATCCAATAACTCGTTAACTGGACTGCCCCCAGAAATTGGTAAGCTCATCTATATATATAATGGTTCTGATCTGAAGATGGTTAACAATCCTACCTTTCTTTTCCTGTTCAATTCAGTTAACCAGTTAAATTAACTTTAGATGTTGTGCAGTGTAAGTGGGGAATAAAATATAGTCTTTCCCCAGCATTTGGCTCGATGGCACAACCATTTCTTCCAAATATATGTTAAAAAGTGGCCTACAAGATACTTGCACttggatttttgttttgtttggagTTTAATCTTAAACAAGATGACAAAGGTAAATTCGTATCCCGTTTGTAATTAGGGCAATGTAAGCCCCAGGGATAAACATCAAACAATTTGTGGCACCCTAGAATTTagagaagataaaatcaagctGTTTTCCCTGTCAGTAAGCATAATTTAAAGAATAAAGGAATCAATACTGCATTTGAGACATTACTGAATTCTTTGCTTCTCTAGCATCTAAGTGATAGACTAATGTCACTCTTTAACTTTGCTCTGAGGTTCAGTGGAAGAAGGTAATCATCTTGTCATGTGAGATAAAAGGCTTGGTATTTGTGGATTCATGAAGGAAGAAGTCATATGAAAGAGCGGGTCGTGATTATTTTATGTCTAGTTGACTCTGCAGTGTGTCTGTGTTTTATTATGCATATTAAAAGATGAACACCATGGAGTACATTTGTCTCTCTCAAGTCCCGCATGTAGGAAATGAACTCTTTTCTTAATCATGTAGGAAAGATGACTACTCTGCGGAAACTTTTGCTTACTGGGAATCCTCTGCGAACTCTTAGAAGGTTTGTAAGTTAATGTGCTGAAGATTTGATGTTTCATGAATTCACTCATACGACATGTTCCATTTTCAGCTCGTTGGTTAATGGACCTACACCTGCCTTATTGAGGTATCTTCGAAGTAGGCTTTCTGAAAGCGAAGGTAAATGAATCTGAGCATCATGCTTGCACTATTTCATTATCTCATCTCTTTTTAGATCTTTAGTGCTTCCATTATCAGTAGGATTTCATGACTTtgttatttgcaaaattttgcactccttatttttttttcttttgccaatgaTTTTGTCTGTTCAATTGCTGTTATGTCATCTCTTTGTGTAGATTCTGAAGCTGCTACAACAAAAGACAATGTCATCTCAATGGCTGCTCGACTATCTGTCAGTTCAAAGGTACATTTCTTATGCAATCTCCAGATAAGTTGTAGTATAGGACAAATAAACCTGCCCTTGTAAAATAATGTTATTGGTGAATGCTTCATTTCGTGTGTGAAAAACTACAGAGCCCGATAATTCACCATATGAACAAGAATGGGTAATAAAGGAGAAAAAACTGATACGTCCCCTTTTGTAGTCATGCTATTTTCTAGTAATTTAAAGCTGGTCCAGTGGGTCAAAACGCCATGGCTTAGTCTCTCTCCTAATGTTGAAATAAATGCATTTGGTTGGAGATAAATATGGATAGAAGGTGATAAccccagcttttttttttttttttttttgtggccagcAACCACAATCctgtggttttttcttttttggtcaaaaccaCAATCCTTTGGTCGGGTCACTTAATTTTGTGAACTTGTATTGTAATGTGATGCTACAAATTTTAGAGGAGGTTCATAAGAAGGCATGCACACGAATGCACATTCAGTTTCAGCCCTTGGTTTTAGACTACATGTAGAGATATTACCCACCCCAGCCATTAATGGAGTTGAATTACCTTTTATGACTTTCAGGAACTCTCTTTAGACGGAATGGGTTTAAGTGCGGTGCCATCAGAAGTTTGGGAAGCAGGTGATCTAGTCAAAATCAGTCTTTCTAAGAATTCCATCCAAGAGCTTCCCTCTCAGCTTTCTTTGTGTGCTTCCTTGCAGGTAATTCGCTTCTCTTCTCGCCTTCTTCCATTTTTCGTCTATGTTAAAGTAGAAGAATGGAGAACAATTAGTATATTTTGTTATCTGGCCAGGTTCCACAGGCATAGCATCCTCCTCATTtcatccttttaattttcactCCTTACTTTGTTTCATCTAAAGGTTCACAAAATATTTCTTATCCATTGAGAAATATGTATTTTGTCCTGGTTTTGTATAACATGGAATTTGCAATTAGGGCCTATGTGGAATCTAATTATAGAATGGTTAACTTTATGGAAATGTGTGATCTGGGGACATGGCTGAACAGAGTAAATAGAATTGTTGCACCAGCTTTCTGACTGTCCTATGTCCCTATGTACGTGTCAAAGTTATATGTGTTTCCCCTTAAATCTGAATTATGCTTTCAACGAATAACCACACTTCCTCCCCTTGTTGTGAGGGAGGGAAGCCTATTGTAGCTGGGTTTTTCCGTTCATAGgtaatatttttatggatttccAATAGCAATACAGTTTTGATTGCGATAAGGTCCATGGGTCTGCTGCAGATAATTTTTCAGCTTAGATATAT from Rhodamnia argentea isolate NSW1041297 chromosome 2, ASM2092103v1, whole genome shotgun sequence encodes the following:
- the LOC115754770 gene encoding plant intracellular Ras-group-related LRR protein 6 isoform X2 gives rise to the protein MDRLLKAARSSGSLNLSNRSLKDVPDEVYQSLDAVGDGEKWWEAVELQKLILAHNNIEILKEDLRNLSLLTVLNVSHNKLTQLPAAIGELPMLKSLDVSYNSLTGLPDEIGSATSLVKFDCSYNQLKDIPISLGRCLALSEFKASNNTIISLPEDLANCSKLTKVEVEGNKLTVLSGHMFASWTMLTELNVARNLLNAIPENLGSLSHLIRLDLHQNRISSIPQSIRGCSSLAELYMGNNSLHSLPSEMGELSKLGTLDLRGNQLKDFPVEACKLHLSVLDLSNNSLTGLPPEIGKMTTLRKLLLTGNPLRTLRSSLVNGPTPALLRYLRSRLSESEDSEAATTKDNVISMAARLSVSSKELSLDGMGLSAVPSEVWEAGDLVKISLSKNSIQELPSQLSLCASLQTLILSRNKMKEWPGEILKPLTNLSCLKLDYNCLGQIPPDGFQAVSMLQILDLSGNAASLPRNPAFSCLRQLQELYIRCSFKNFPLDILSLEQLKILDLSQNSLQVIPEEIGTLTTLTELDLSNNNIPSLPPQLGLLETSLQALRLEGNPLRRTRSQADDLLLPLYTVCKQLS
- the LOC115754770 gene encoding plant intracellular Ras-group-related LRR protein 6 isoform X1, translating into MDRLLKAARSSGSLNLSNRSLKDVPDEVYQSLDAVGDGEKWWEAVELQKLILAHNNIEILKEDLRNLSLLTVLNVSHNKLTQLPAAIGELPMLKSLDVSYNSLTGLPDEIGSATSLVKFDCSYNQLKDIPISLGRCLALSEFKASNNTIISLPEDLANCSKLTKVEVEGNKLTVLSGHMFASWTMLTELNVARNLLNAIPENLGSLSHLIRLDLHQNRISSIPQSIRGCSSLAELYMGNNSLHSLPSEMGELSKLGTLDLRGNQLKDFPVEACKLHLSVLDLSNNSLTGLPPEIGKMTTLRKLLLTGNPLRTLRSSLVNGPTPALLRYLRSRLSESEDSEAATTKDNVISMAARLSVSSKELSLDGMGLSAVPSEVWEAGDLVKISLSKNSIQELPSQLSLCASLQTLILSRNKMKEWPGEILKPLTNLSCLKLDYNCLGQIPPDGFQAVSMLQILDLSGNAASLPRNPAFSCLRQLQELYIRCSFKNFPLDILSLEQLKILDLSQNSLQVIPEEIGTLTTLTELDLSNNNIPSLPPQLGLLETSLQALRLEGNPLRSIRRAILDKGTKAVLTYLKDKIPG